In one window of Bemisia tabaci chromosome 4, PGI_BMITA_v3 DNA:
- the LOC109031522 gene encoding uncharacterized protein isoform X2 — MFLKMEVCHRKATEILPLLAEILKIASTECNALRDSFDAFIWSNDVISLLSLTKVAENDEVVRNLLHVSESGAAVLLTIAQSAKSPHEILQGAHSILSAVFPKLMLPFVPKLDPIAVAACTGNILQHLNTVKSALESIPKLLTFFKEIFFNCRDANAFCRNEFIKVSTLLIQAISGLKDKTVINNSECNEDKLLLAFYSAVDKSFKMSLNALWLLFKFPELDLVYDVVFGACKLISRVLVTTLGNLLYCIEFFCQTACQFLKEKVLEVKKIIFEVQEASRHVLDAAPTETDSNSKCTSVETIRLSPPGCTPSPMALVTGDSYKSSSIDATTGDLSVQTDGSSHFVRDFREAPLIAPATSSHHEFVPLSSAPYDDHAPQLTSTDISDKSSVITSETLNVLESCFIEVPDSTVSDPTKGKLSPTDEDDIAVVHTSPNPEPEIFQRVNDFPFDVLPTFLRQRLLKLIWELKDYIGHFSFLKVGSLIQFICRICGSVLQLDSVEEHIHQAHKGIGKSPSVDPLDNIFKTNKSKRIKETDGSTKKSEFEVAQACPKKSICFSIEKKESKIVPVSISPQVFFSAKMNKKFPQPVKKNPNNKRSKFQKVSDKNLSTQASFVFKSPNSERVTEAESVSDTAVTSSDVFFDSSKQEPGRTQPKVCGIAESFYAETFEYNDSERKRRRRNCCESNLKEKVCDPKNESNYIIQDLNRPGIPETLNNSFVETLESASKPHPFQDISDAEFTSLTKTDQKSLEILVKRLKSTVSHLVFRIVNGELSVICKLCLDFLHKSKVEAHVSEVSHLQALCTKAKGCAETKALVPEISVHNWQYLEYIRHLQCFRCNICRTPLKGINSWVQHFQSILHRRKLESVPLPNTVEVWLASVTFLRDSLLKVSFSSLDMSHQDRIAYLIKELKSEMNIFSVEEARKLKFFCHACNLSVASCTMTSHIRNNMSHRKALRHMHRNSSRQTFCQSSVNQAVLDIISCIKKPKSRRKNSSQKCNTPGKGLSNLTHIQTTNALVHSYHSYSSESMVPELMIEAFPDHSSAVDSQIPGLLYKSFKEGC; from the exons ATGTTTTT GAAGATGGAAGTTTGCCACAGAAAAGCAACAGAAATTCTGCCCCTGTTGGCGGAAATATTGAAGATTGCATCTACTGAATGCAATGCGTTACGTGACTCTTTTGATGCATTTATATGGTCAAATGACGTCATCAGCCTATTGTCCTTGACCAAAGTTGCTGAAAATGACGAAGTGGTCAGAAATCTACTCCATGTTTCTGAATCAGGAGCTGCTGTATTACTGACTATTGCTCAAAGTGCCAAATCTCCACATGAAATCCTCCAAG GTGCTCACTCCATTCTTTCTGCTGTGTTCCCAAAATTGATGCTACCATTTGTCCCTAAACTTGACCCAATTGCAGTCGCAGCATGCACGGGCAACATCTTGCAGCACCTGAATACAGTGAAGAGTGCTTTAGAAAGTATTCCTAAACTGctcacatttttcaaagaaatttttttcaattgccgTGATGCAAATGCTTTCTGCCGCAACGAGTTCATCAAGGTTTCCACTCTTCTCATTCAGGCCATCTCTGGGCTAAAAGATAAGACTGTGATAAATAATTCAGAATGTAATGAAGATAAATTACTCTTGGCATTTTATTCTGCTGTAGATAAGTCTTTCAAGATGTCATTGAATGCATTATGGCTTCTATTCAAATTTCCAGAACTGGATTTAGTTTACGATGTAGTTTTTGGTGCATGCAAGCTCATTTCAAGGGTTTTGGTCACCACTTTGGGAAATTTGCTTTactgtattgaatttttttgtcaaaccgCTTGTCAGTTTCTCAAAGAGAAGGTTCTTGAAGTGAAGAAGATAATTTTTGAGGTTCAGGAGGCCTCCAGACATGTTTTAGATGCTGCACCCACAGAGACTGACAGTAATTCTAAGTGCACTAGTGTTGAGACTATCCGACTCTCTCCTCCAGGGTGTACCCCTAGTCCCATGGCTTTGGTGACCGGTGATTCATACAAATCATCATCCATCGATGCAACGACAGGAGATCTATCGGTTCAAACAGATGGATCTAGTCATTTTGTCAGAGATTTCAGAGAAGCCCCGTTGATTGCTCCAGCCACCTCTTCTCACCATGAATTTGTACCTCTTTCATCCGCTCCGTATGATGATCATGCCCCACAACTGACAAGCACTGATATCAGTGACAAGTCAAGTGTGATTACCTCTGAAACCTTGAATGTTCTTGAATCTTGTTTCATTGAGGTTCCAGACTCCACGGTTAGCGATCCAACTAAAGGAAAGTTATCACCAACAGATGAAGATGATATCGCTGTGGTCCATACCAGCCCCAATCCAGAACCTGAAATCTTCCAAAGAGTAAATGATTTCCCTTTTGATGTGTTGCCAACATTTCTCCGTCAACGCCTTTTGAAATTAATCTGGGAATTAAAAGACTACATAGGCCACTTTTCATTCCTTAAAGTAGGGTCGCTCATCCAGTTCATTTGCAGAATCTGTGGGAGTGTGTTACAGTTGGATAGCGTGGAAGAGCATATTCATCAAGCTCATAAAGGTATAGGGAAATCACCTAGCGTAGATCCATTAGACAATATCTTTAAGACCAACAAATCAAAAAGGATCAAAGAAACTGATGGCTCTACAAAGAAATCTGAGTTCGAAGTTGCACAAGCCTGTCCTAAGAAGAGCATTTGtttctccattgaaaaaaaagaatcaaagatTGTCCCAGTTTCAATCAGCCCGCAAGttttttttagtgcaaaaatgaataagaaaTTCCCACAGCCGGTCAAAAAAAACCCTAACAATaagcgctcaaaatttcaaaaagttagtGACAAAAATTTAAGTACGCAAGCCTCTTTTGTATTTAAATCCCCAAATTCTGAAAGAGTCACTGAAGCGGAATCTGTATCTGATACTGCTGTAACTTCATCTGATGTATTCTTTGATAGCTCTAAACAGGAGCCAGGCAGAACGCAACCTAAAGTGTGTGGCATTGCAGAGTCTTTTTATGCAGAAACTTTTGAGTATAATGACtctgagagaaaaagaagaagaagaaattgcTGTGAGTCTAATCTTAAAGAGAAAGTATGTGATCCTAAAAATGAGAGCAATTACATAATACAGGATCTTAATAGACCGGGCATACCAGAAACTTTGAATAACAGCTTTGTTGAAACCCTTGAATCTGCATCCAAACCTCACCCTTTTCAAGATATCAGCGATGCAGAATTTACATCATTAACGAAGACAGATCAAAAAAGCCTGGAAATTCTTGTTAAACGACTTAAATCTACAGTGAGCCATTTGGTCTTTAGAATAGTTAATGGAGAACTTTCGGTCATTTGCAAGCTCTGCCTAGATTTCCTTCATAAAAGTAAAGTGGAAGCTCATGTCTCTGAAGTAAGCCACCTACAAGCCTTGTGCACCAAAGCTAAGGGGTGCGCAGAGACCAAAGCGTTGGTTCCTGAAATCTCTGTGCATAATTGGCAATACCTGGAGTACATAAGACATTTGCAGTGTTTTAGGTGTAACATTTGCAGGACCCCCCTGAAGGGTATAAACTCTTGGGTTCAGCACTTTCAATCCATCCTCCACCGAAGAAAGTTAGAATCTGTTCCGCTACCTAATACAGTGGAAGTTTGGCTTGCATCAGTTACATTTCTGCGAGACTCCTTGTTGAaggtttctttttcatcattagATATGAGTCATCAAGATCGAATCGCCTACTTGATTAAAGAACTGAAAAGTGAGATGAACATTTTTTCGGTAGAGGAGGCAAGGAAGCTTAAATTTTTTTGCCATGCATGCAATTTATCAGTCGCCTCCTGCACTATGACATCCCACATTCGAAATAATATGAGCCACAGAAAAGCACTACGTCATATGCACAGAAATTCTAGTAGGCAAACGTTTTGTCAGAGTTCTGTCAATCAAGCTGTCCTAGATATTATCAGTTGCATCAAGAAACCAAAAAGCAGGCGGAAAAACTCTTCCCAGAAGTGTAACACTCCTGGGAAGGGTTTGTCCAACCTTACTCACATACAAACAACTAACGCCTTGGTCCATAGTTATCACTCTTACTCATCTGAAAGCATGGTCCCAGAGCTTATGATTGAGGCCTTTCCTGACCACTCATCTGCTGTAGATAGCCAAATACCTGGGCTTCTGTACAAATCCTTCAAAGAAGGATGTTGA
- the LOC109031522 gene encoding uncharacterized protein isoform X3, which produces MEVCHRKATEILPLLAEILKIASTECNALRDSFDAFIWSNDVISLLSLTKVAENDEVVRNLLHVSESGAAVLLTIAQSAKSPHEILQGAHSILSAVFPKLMLPFVPKLDPIAVAACTGNILQHLNTVKSALESIPKLLTFFKEIFFNCRDANAFCRNEFIKVSTLLIQAISGLKDKTVINNSECNEDKLLLAFYSAVDKSFKMSLNALWLLFKFPELDLVYDVVFGACKLISRVLVTTLGNLLYCIEFFCQTACQFLKEKVLEVKKIIFEVQEASRHVLDAAPTETDSNSKCTSVETIRLSPPGCTPSPMALVTGDSYKSSSIDATTGDLSVQTDGSSHFVRDFREAPLIAPATSSHHEFVPLSSAPYDDHAPQLTSTDISDKSSVITSETLNVLESCFIEVPDSTVSDPTKGKLSPTDEDDIAVVHTSPNPEPEIFQRVNDFPFDVLPTFLRQRLLKLIWELKDYIGHFSFLKVGSLIQFICRICGSVLQLDSVEEHIHQAHKGIGKSPSVDPLDNIFKTNKSKRIKETDGSTKKSEFEVAQACPKKSICFSIEKKESKIVPVSISPQVFFSAKMNKKFPQPVKKNPNNKRSKFQKVSDKNLSTQASFVFKSPNSERVTEAESVSDTAVTSSDVFFDSSKQEPGRTQPKVCGIAESFYAETFEYNDSERKRRRRNCCESNLKEKVCDPKNESNYIIQDLNRPGIPETLNNSFVETLESASKPHPFQDISDAEFTSLTKTDQKSLEILVKRLKSTVSHLVFRIVNGELSVICKLCLDFLHKSKVEAHVSEVSHLQALCTKAKGCAETKALVPEISVHNWQYLEYIRHLQCFRCNICRTPLKGINSWVQHFQSILHRRKLESVPLPNTVEVWLASVTFLRDSLLKVSFSSLDMSHQDRIAYLIKELKSEMNIFSVEEARKLKFFCHACNLSVASCTMTSHIRNNMSHRKALRHMHRNSSRQTFCQSSVNQAVLDIISCIKKPKSRRKNSSQKCNTPGKGLSNLTHIQTTNALVHSYHSYSSESMVPELMIEAFPDHSSAVDSQIPGLLYKSFKEGC; this is translated from the exons ATGGAAGTTTGCCACAGAAAAGCAACAGAAATTCTGCCCCTGTTGGCGGAAATATTGAAGATTGCATCTACTGAATGCAATGCGTTACGTGACTCTTTTGATGCATTTATATGGTCAAATGACGTCATCAGCCTATTGTCCTTGACCAAAGTTGCTGAAAATGACGAAGTGGTCAGAAATCTACTCCATGTTTCTGAATCAGGAGCTGCTGTATTACTGACTATTGCTCAAAGTGCCAAATCTCCACATGAAATCCTCCAAG GTGCTCACTCCATTCTTTCTGCTGTGTTCCCAAAATTGATGCTACCATTTGTCCCTAAACTTGACCCAATTGCAGTCGCAGCATGCACGGGCAACATCTTGCAGCACCTGAATACAGTGAAGAGTGCTTTAGAAAGTATTCCTAAACTGctcacatttttcaaagaaatttttttcaattgccgTGATGCAAATGCTTTCTGCCGCAACGAGTTCATCAAGGTTTCCACTCTTCTCATTCAGGCCATCTCTGGGCTAAAAGATAAGACTGTGATAAATAATTCAGAATGTAATGAAGATAAATTACTCTTGGCATTTTATTCTGCTGTAGATAAGTCTTTCAAGATGTCATTGAATGCATTATGGCTTCTATTCAAATTTCCAGAACTGGATTTAGTTTACGATGTAGTTTTTGGTGCATGCAAGCTCATTTCAAGGGTTTTGGTCACCACTTTGGGAAATTTGCTTTactgtattgaatttttttgtcaaaccgCTTGTCAGTTTCTCAAAGAGAAGGTTCTTGAAGTGAAGAAGATAATTTTTGAGGTTCAGGAGGCCTCCAGACATGTTTTAGATGCTGCACCCACAGAGACTGACAGTAATTCTAAGTGCACTAGTGTTGAGACTATCCGACTCTCTCCTCCAGGGTGTACCCCTAGTCCCATGGCTTTGGTGACCGGTGATTCATACAAATCATCATCCATCGATGCAACGACAGGAGATCTATCGGTTCAAACAGATGGATCTAGTCATTTTGTCAGAGATTTCAGAGAAGCCCCGTTGATTGCTCCAGCCACCTCTTCTCACCATGAATTTGTACCTCTTTCATCCGCTCCGTATGATGATCATGCCCCACAACTGACAAGCACTGATATCAGTGACAAGTCAAGTGTGATTACCTCTGAAACCTTGAATGTTCTTGAATCTTGTTTCATTGAGGTTCCAGACTCCACGGTTAGCGATCCAACTAAAGGAAAGTTATCACCAACAGATGAAGATGATATCGCTGTGGTCCATACCAGCCCCAATCCAGAACCTGAAATCTTCCAAAGAGTAAATGATTTCCCTTTTGATGTGTTGCCAACATTTCTCCGTCAACGCCTTTTGAAATTAATCTGGGAATTAAAAGACTACATAGGCCACTTTTCATTCCTTAAAGTAGGGTCGCTCATCCAGTTCATTTGCAGAATCTGTGGGAGTGTGTTACAGTTGGATAGCGTGGAAGAGCATATTCATCAAGCTCATAAAGGTATAGGGAAATCACCTAGCGTAGATCCATTAGACAATATCTTTAAGACCAACAAATCAAAAAGGATCAAAGAAACTGATGGCTCTACAAAGAAATCTGAGTTCGAAGTTGCACAAGCCTGTCCTAAGAAGAGCATTTGtttctccattgaaaaaaaagaatcaaagatTGTCCCAGTTTCAATCAGCCCGCAAGttttttttagtgcaaaaatgaataagaaaTTCCCACAGCCGGTCAAAAAAAACCCTAACAATaagcgctcaaaatttcaaaaagttagtGACAAAAATTTAAGTACGCAAGCCTCTTTTGTATTTAAATCCCCAAATTCTGAAAGAGTCACTGAAGCGGAATCTGTATCTGATACTGCTGTAACTTCATCTGATGTATTCTTTGATAGCTCTAAACAGGAGCCAGGCAGAACGCAACCTAAAGTGTGTGGCATTGCAGAGTCTTTTTATGCAGAAACTTTTGAGTATAATGACtctgagagaaaaagaagaagaagaaattgcTGTGAGTCTAATCTTAAAGAGAAAGTATGTGATCCTAAAAATGAGAGCAATTACATAATACAGGATCTTAATAGACCGGGCATACCAGAAACTTTGAATAACAGCTTTGTTGAAACCCTTGAATCTGCATCCAAACCTCACCCTTTTCAAGATATCAGCGATGCAGAATTTACATCATTAACGAAGACAGATCAAAAAAGCCTGGAAATTCTTGTTAAACGACTTAAATCTACAGTGAGCCATTTGGTCTTTAGAATAGTTAATGGAGAACTTTCGGTCATTTGCAAGCTCTGCCTAGATTTCCTTCATAAAAGTAAAGTGGAAGCTCATGTCTCTGAAGTAAGCCACCTACAAGCCTTGTGCACCAAAGCTAAGGGGTGCGCAGAGACCAAAGCGTTGGTTCCTGAAATCTCTGTGCATAATTGGCAATACCTGGAGTACATAAGACATTTGCAGTGTTTTAGGTGTAACATTTGCAGGACCCCCCTGAAGGGTATAAACTCTTGGGTTCAGCACTTTCAATCCATCCTCCACCGAAGAAAGTTAGAATCTGTTCCGCTACCTAATACAGTGGAAGTTTGGCTTGCATCAGTTACATTTCTGCGAGACTCCTTGTTGAaggtttctttttcatcattagATATGAGTCATCAAGATCGAATCGCCTACTTGATTAAAGAACTGAAAAGTGAGATGAACATTTTTTCGGTAGAGGAGGCAAGGAAGCTTAAATTTTTTTGCCATGCATGCAATTTATCAGTCGCCTCCTGCACTATGACATCCCACATTCGAAATAATATGAGCCACAGAAAAGCACTACGTCATATGCACAGAAATTCTAGTAGGCAAACGTTTTGTCAGAGTTCTGTCAATCAAGCTGTCCTAGATATTATCAGTTGCATCAAGAAACCAAAAAGCAGGCGGAAAAACTCTTCCCAGAAGTGTAACACTCCTGGGAAGGGTTTGTCCAACCTTACTCACATACAAACAACTAACGCCTTGGTCCATAGTTATCACTCTTACTCATCTGAAAGCATGGTCCCAGAGCTTATGATTGAGGCCTTTCCTGACCACTCATCTGCTGTAGATAGCCAAATACCTGGGCTTCTGTACAAATCCTTCAAAGAAGGATGTTGA
- the LOC109031522 gene encoding uncharacterized protein isoform X1, with the protein MDNNVFMEVCHRKATEILPLLAEILKIASTECNALRDSFDAFIWSNDVISLLSLTKVAENDEVVRNLLHVSESGAAVLLTIAQSAKSPHEILQGAHSILSAVFPKLMLPFVPKLDPIAVAACTGNILQHLNTVKSALESIPKLLTFFKEIFFNCRDANAFCRNEFIKVSTLLIQAISGLKDKTVINNSECNEDKLLLAFYSAVDKSFKMSLNALWLLFKFPELDLVYDVVFGACKLISRVLVTTLGNLLYCIEFFCQTACQFLKEKVLEVKKIIFEVQEASRHVLDAAPTETDSNSKCTSVETIRLSPPGCTPSPMALVTGDSYKSSSIDATTGDLSVQTDGSSHFVRDFREAPLIAPATSSHHEFVPLSSAPYDDHAPQLTSTDISDKSSVITSETLNVLESCFIEVPDSTVSDPTKGKLSPTDEDDIAVVHTSPNPEPEIFQRVNDFPFDVLPTFLRQRLLKLIWELKDYIGHFSFLKVGSLIQFICRICGSVLQLDSVEEHIHQAHKGIGKSPSVDPLDNIFKTNKSKRIKETDGSTKKSEFEVAQACPKKSICFSIEKKESKIVPVSISPQVFFSAKMNKKFPQPVKKNPNNKRSKFQKVSDKNLSTQASFVFKSPNSERVTEAESVSDTAVTSSDVFFDSSKQEPGRTQPKVCGIAESFYAETFEYNDSERKRRRRNCCESNLKEKVCDPKNESNYIIQDLNRPGIPETLNNSFVETLESASKPHPFQDISDAEFTSLTKTDQKSLEILVKRLKSTVSHLVFRIVNGELSVICKLCLDFLHKSKVEAHVSEVSHLQALCTKAKGCAETKALVPEISVHNWQYLEYIRHLQCFRCNICRTPLKGINSWVQHFQSILHRRKLESVPLPNTVEVWLASVTFLRDSLLKVSFSSLDMSHQDRIAYLIKELKSEMNIFSVEEARKLKFFCHACNLSVASCTMTSHIRNNMSHRKALRHMHRNSSRQTFCQSSVNQAVLDIISCIKKPKSRRKNSSQKCNTPGKGLSNLTHIQTTNALVHSYHSYSSESMVPELMIEAFPDHSSAVDSQIPGLLYKSFKEGC; encoded by the exons ATGGACAATAATGTTTTT ATGGAAGTTTGCCACAGAAAAGCAACAGAAATTCTGCCCCTGTTGGCGGAAATATTGAAGATTGCATCTACTGAATGCAATGCGTTACGTGACTCTTTTGATGCATTTATATGGTCAAATGACGTCATCAGCCTATTGTCCTTGACCAAAGTTGCTGAAAATGACGAAGTGGTCAGAAATCTACTCCATGTTTCTGAATCAGGAGCTGCTGTATTACTGACTATTGCTCAAAGTGCCAAATCTCCACATGAAATCCTCCAAG GTGCTCACTCCATTCTTTCTGCTGTGTTCCCAAAATTGATGCTACCATTTGTCCCTAAACTTGACCCAATTGCAGTCGCAGCATGCACGGGCAACATCTTGCAGCACCTGAATACAGTGAAGAGTGCTTTAGAAAGTATTCCTAAACTGctcacatttttcaaagaaatttttttcaattgccgTGATGCAAATGCTTTCTGCCGCAACGAGTTCATCAAGGTTTCCACTCTTCTCATTCAGGCCATCTCTGGGCTAAAAGATAAGACTGTGATAAATAATTCAGAATGTAATGAAGATAAATTACTCTTGGCATTTTATTCTGCTGTAGATAAGTCTTTCAAGATGTCATTGAATGCATTATGGCTTCTATTCAAATTTCCAGAACTGGATTTAGTTTACGATGTAGTTTTTGGTGCATGCAAGCTCATTTCAAGGGTTTTGGTCACCACTTTGGGAAATTTGCTTTactgtattgaatttttttgtcaaaccgCTTGTCAGTTTCTCAAAGAGAAGGTTCTTGAAGTGAAGAAGATAATTTTTGAGGTTCAGGAGGCCTCCAGACATGTTTTAGATGCTGCACCCACAGAGACTGACAGTAATTCTAAGTGCACTAGTGTTGAGACTATCCGACTCTCTCCTCCAGGGTGTACCCCTAGTCCCATGGCTTTGGTGACCGGTGATTCATACAAATCATCATCCATCGATGCAACGACAGGAGATCTATCGGTTCAAACAGATGGATCTAGTCATTTTGTCAGAGATTTCAGAGAAGCCCCGTTGATTGCTCCAGCCACCTCTTCTCACCATGAATTTGTACCTCTTTCATCCGCTCCGTATGATGATCATGCCCCACAACTGACAAGCACTGATATCAGTGACAAGTCAAGTGTGATTACCTCTGAAACCTTGAATGTTCTTGAATCTTGTTTCATTGAGGTTCCAGACTCCACGGTTAGCGATCCAACTAAAGGAAAGTTATCACCAACAGATGAAGATGATATCGCTGTGGTCCATACCAGCCCCAATCCAGAACCTGAAATCTTCCAAAGAGTAAATGATTTCCCTTTTGATGTGTTGCCAACATTTCTCCGTCAACGCCTTTTGAAATTAATCTGGGAATTAAAAGACTACATAGGCCACTTTTCATTCCTTAAAGTAGGGTCGCTCATCCAGTTCATTTGCAGAATCTGTGGGAGTGTGTTACAGTTGGATAGCGTGGAAGAGCATATTCATCAAGCTCATAAAGGTATAGGGAAATCACCTAGCGTAGATCCATTAGACAATATCTTTAAGACCAACAAATCAAAAAGGATCAAAGAAACTGATGGCTCTACAAAGAAATCTGAGTTCGAAGTTGCACAAGCCTGTCCTAAGAAGAGCATTTGtttctccattgaaaaaaaagaatcaaagatTGTCCCAGTTTCAATCAGCCCGCAAGttttttttagtgcaaaaatgaataagaaaTTCCCACAGCCGGTCAAAAAAAACCCTAACAATaagcgctcaaaatttcaaaaagttagtGACAAAAATTTAAGTACGCAAGCCTCTTTTGTATTTAAATCCCCAAATTCTGAAAGAGTCACTGAAGCGGAATCTGTATCTGATACTGCTGTAACTTCATCTGATGTATTCTTTGATAGCTCTAAACAGGAGCCAGGCAGAACGCAACCTAAAGTGTGTGGCATTGCAGAGTCTTTTTATGCAGAAACTTTTGAGTATAATGACtctgagagaaaaagaagaagaagaaattgcTGTGAGTCTAATCTTAAAGAGAAAGTATGTGATCCTAAAAATGAGAGCAATTACATAATACAGGATCTTAATAGACCGGGCATACCAGAAACTTTGAATAACAGCTTTGTTGAAACCCTTGAATCTGCATCCAAACCTCACCCTTTTCAAGATATCAGCGATGCAGAATTTACATCATTAACGAAGACAGATCAAAAAAGCCTGGAAATTCTTGTTAAACGACTTAAATCTACAGTGAGCCATTTGGTCTTTAGAATAGTTAATGGAGAACTTTCGGTCATTTGCAAGCTCTGCCTAGATTTCCTTCATAAAAGTAAAGTGGAAGCTCATGTCTCTGAAGTAAGCCACCTACAAGCCTTGTGCACCAAAGCTAAGGGGTGCGCAGAGACCAAAGCGTTGGTTCCTGAAATCTCTGTGCATAATTGGCAATACCTGGAGTACATAAGACATTTGCAGTGTTTTAGGTGTAACATTTGCAGGACCCCCCTGAAGGGTATAAACTCTTGGGTTCAGCACTTTCAATCCATCCTCCACCGAAGAAAGTTAGAATCTGTTCCGCTACCTAATACAGTGGAAGTTTGGCTTGCATCAGTTACATTTCTGCGAGACTCCTTGTTGAaggtttctttttcatcattagATATGAGTCATCAAGATCGAATCGCCTACTTGATTAAAGAACTGAAAAGTGAGATGAACATTTTTTCGGTAGAGGAGGCAAGGAAGCTTAAATTTTTTTGCCATGCATGCAATTTATCAGTCGCCTCCTGCACTATGACATCCCACATTCGAAATAATATGAGCCACAGAAAAGCACTACGTCATATGCACAGAAATTCTAGTAGGCAAACGTTTTGTCAGAGTTCTGTCAATCAAGCTGTCCTAGATATTATCAGTTGCATCAAGAAACCAAAAAGCAGGCGGAAAAACTCTTCCCAGAAGTGTAACACTCCTGGGAAGGGTTTGTCCAACCTTACTCACATACAAACAACTAACGCCTTGGTCCATAGTTATCACTCTTACTCATCTGAAAGCATGGTCCCAGAGCTTATGATTGAGGCCTTTCCTGACCACTCATCTGCTGTAGATAGCCAAATACCTGGGCTTCTGTACAAATCCTTCAAAGAAGGATGTTGA
- the Mo25 gene encoding protein Mo25, with translation MPLFGKSQKSPAEVVKALKEAVNALEKGDKKAEKAQEDVSKNLVLIKNMLYGTADSEPQTDIIVAQLAQEMYNTHLLLLLITNLNRIDFEGKKDVAQVFNNIVRRQIGTRSPTVEYICTKPEILFTLMSGYQHQEIALNCGTMLRECARYEALAKIMLQSEDFFNFFRYVEVSTFDIASDAFSTFKELLTRHKILCAEFLEHNYDKVFSHYQRLLNSENYVTRRQSLKLLGELLLDRHNFTVMTKYISNPDNLKLMMNMLKEKSRNIQFEAFHVFKVFVANPNKPKAILDILLRNQEKLIDFLTKFHTDRSEDEQFIEEKAYLIKQIKELNKNATEH, from the exons ATGCCGCTTTTTGGAAAATCACAGAAAAGCCCCGCTGAGGTTGTCAAAGCTCTGAAAGAAGCCGTCAATGCTCTtgaaaaaggagataaaaaagctgaaaaa GCTCAAGAAGATGTCAGTAAAAACTTAGTTTTGATAAAGAATATGCTGTATGGAACAGCCGACTCTGAGCCACAAACAGACATCATCGTTGCACAGCTAGCACAAGAAATGTACAACACTCACCTTCTGCTTCTGCTTATCACCAACCTCAACCGTATAGATTTTGAG GGAAAGAAAGATGTGGCACAGGTCTTCAACAATATTGTTCGACGACAAATAGGAACCAGGTCTCCGACCGTTGAGTACATCTGCACAAAACCAGAAATTCTCTTCACCCTGATGAGCGG ATACCAACATCAGGAAATAGCCCTTAACTGCGGAACAATGCTAAGAGAGTGTGCTCGGTATGAGGCCTTGGCCAAAATTATGCTTCAGTCTgaagattttttcaattttttccgctaTGTTGAAGTCTCCACTTTTGATATTGCCTCTGATGCCTTTTCTACGTTCAAA GAACTGCTGACACGTCACAAAATCCTATGTGCAGAATTCTTGGAGCACAATTACGATAAAGTTTTTTCACATTACCAACGGCTACTCAACTCAGAGAACTATGTCACAAGACGGCAAAGTCTCAAACTACTTGGTGAACTCTTATTGGATCGACACAACTTCACA GTGATGACCAAATATATATCAAATCCAGATAATCTTAAATTAATGATGAATATGTTAAAGGAAAAATCTCGCAACATTCAGTTTGAAGCTTTCCATGTATTTAAG GTTTTTGTAGCAAATCCCAACAAACCAAAAGCGATACTGGACATTCTCTTACGGAATCAAGAAAAGCTAATAGACTTCCTGACCAAGTTCCACACAGACCGGTCAGAGGACGAGCAGTTTATTGAGGAGAAGGCATACCTCATCAAGCAGATCAAGGAGCTCAACAAAAACGCCACGGAGCACTAA